In Edaphobacter aggregans, the sequence TGTTGCCGGGAGTGCTCGCGGTTGGGCTGCCGGTGGCCGTGGGGCTGATCTTCCGGCACTTTAGCGCGAGTTATCAGGCGAACTCGGCGATCTATGCACCAGGTACTGTACTGCCTGTGCCTGCGATTGCCGGGGTTCCGGTGAATCTGGCTGGCGCTGAGGCTGTGGCTGGGTTGCTAATGGTCGGGACGATTGCCGGTGTTCTGCTGGCCATGCTGATGAATAACGGCGGCGGGGCCTGGGACAATGCAAAGAAGTTCATTGAGACCGGGCAGTATGGCGGAAAGAAGAGTGAGGCGCACAAGGCGGCTGTCGTTGGCGATACGGTCGGCGATCCATTCAAGGACACGGCTGGACCTAGCTTGCATGTGCTGATCAAACTGCTGGCTACGATTACTCTGGTGTTGGCTCCGCTGTTTGTGTAGGTAATTTCGTTGGATTGGGTGGGCGGCCTTTTGGGTCGCCCATTCATTTTTTAGGAAGTGAGTGGTGGTCTGACTTGTTAGTGGAAATCTGGGCTTGTTGTGCGGGGAGTCAAGCTGGCTATATTCCCGGTACAATCTTGTTCGGCGGCATGCGTTTGAGCTGCTGAGGGTAGGTGCATGGCTCGACAGTCGGGATCTGGTGTAGCAGAGAGAAAAAAGACGGCGACCGCGGTTGCGGGAACATCGCTGACACGCGAGCAGCTGGTGGAGTTCTACCGGCTGATGTACCTGTCGCGGCGGACGGATGATCGCGAGATCGTGCTGAAGCGGCAGCAGAAGATTTTTTTTCAGATATCGTGTGCGGGGCATGAGGCGTTGCTGGTGGCGGCTGGCATGGCGATGCGGCCGGGATATGACTGGTTCTTTCCGTATTATCGTGACCGGGCGATCTGCCTTGCATTGGGGAATACGGTTGAGGAGCAGTTGCTGCAGGCTGTGGGGGCGGCGGATGATCCGGCTAGTGGTGGGAGGCAGATGCCTTCGCACTGGTCGAGCCGGAAGTTGAATATTGTGAGTCCTTCTTCTTCTACGGCGACGCAGTGTCTGCATGCTGTGGGGTGCGCGGAGGCGGGGAGGTACTTCTCGCGGCATCCGGAGGCGGCGGCGAAGCATGACGGTGATTATCGTGAGTTCAAGGATGTGAAGTTTCAGGGCGACGAGGTTGTTTACGTCTCGATCGGCGAGGGATCGACCAGCCAGGGAGAGTTCTGGGAGTCGCTGAACACGGCGTCGAACGAGAAGCTGCCTGTGCTGTATGTCGTCGAAGATAATGGGTATGCGATCTCTACTCCTGTCGAGGCGAATACTCCCGGTGGAAATATCTCGCGGCTGGT encodes:
- a CDS encoding sodium/proton-translocating pyrophosphatase, which translates into the protein LPGVLAVGLPVAVGLIFRHFSASYQANSAIYAPGTVLPVPAIAGVPVNLAGAEAVAGLLMVGTIAGVLLAMLMNNGGGAWDNAKKFIETGQYGGKKSEAHKAAVVGDTVGDPFKDTAGPSLHVLIKLLATITLVLAPLFV